Proteins encoded together in one Equus quagga isolate Etosha38 unplaced genomic scaffold, UCLA_HA_Equagga_1.0 HiC_scaffold_10028_RagTag, whole genome shotgun sequence window:
- the LOC124231863 gene encoding olfactory receptor 4C11-like: MKQNNSVNDFILLGLTQDPVRQKMVFVIFFIFYVGTVVGNLLIIVTIKSNQTLETPMCFFLFYLSLADSCFSTSTAPRLIVNALSATTIISYNECMTQVFALHLFGCMEIFVLILMAMDRYVAICKPLHYPTIMSRKVCIILIVLAWIGSFIHSIAQIILALRLPFCGPNLIDHYCCDLQPLLKLVCMDTYLINLLLVSNSGAICSSSFVILMTSYIVILHSLRNHSAEGRNKALSTCTSHIIVVILFFGPCIFIYTCPPTTLPMDKMVAVFYTIGTPFLNPLIYTLRNSQVKNAMRKLWHIKITSGTKKRIEGLS, from the coding sequence atgaaacaaaataacagTGTAAATGACTTCATACTGTTAGGATTGACACAAGATCCTGTGAGGCAGAAAATGGTGTTTGtaatcttcttcattttctatgtgGGAACTGTGGTGGGGAATTTGCTTATTATTGTGACCATCAAGTCCAACCAGACACTTGAGACCCCCATGTGCTTCTTCCTATTTTACTTGTCCCTTGCTGATTCTTGCTTTTCAACTTCCACGGCTCCAAGACTAATTGTGAATGCTCTCTCTGCCACAACAATCATATCTTACAATGAGTGCATGACCCAAGTCTTTGCACTACATTTATTTGGCTGCATGGAAATCTTTGTCCTCATCCTCATGGCCATGGATCGCTATGTAGCCATCTGTAAGCCCTTACATTACCCAACTATTATGAGCCGGAAGGTCTGCATCATCCTGATTGTTCTTGCATGGATAGGGTCTTTTATACATTCTATAGCTCAGATTATCCTGGCCTTGAGATTGCCTTTCTGTGGACCCAATTTGATTGATCATTATTGCTGTGATTTGCAGCCCTTGCTGAAACTCGTATGCATGGACACTTATTTAATCAACCTGTTGTTGGTGTCTAACAGTGGGGCTATTTGCTCAAGTAGTTTTGTGATTCTGATGACCTCATACATTGTTATTTTGCATTCACTGAGAAATCACAGCGCAGAAGGGAGGAACAAAGCTCTCTCCACTTGCACTTCCCACATCATTGTAGTTATCTTATTTTTTGGTCcgtgtatattcatatatacatgcCCCCCAACCACTCTCCCCATGGACAAGATGGTAGCAGTATTTTATACTATTGGCACACCCTTTCTCAACCCACTCATCTACACACTGAGGAATTCACAAGTGAAAAATGCAATGAGAAAATTATGGCATATCAAAATTACCTCAGGAACCAAAAAAAGAATTGAGGGCCTCAGTTGA